CATGGGACGTTTTAAAGCACATCGATAATACCTCATCATACACCTGAGAAATATAAGAATTGttcatttaaatataataaaattgtcattttccatCCTAATTTATAGCGATCGTGAATACACGTTTAGACTGATCTACCTTCTCTGAAGATCTTTGGCGTCATCGCGGTGCATGATGGGTAGGACACATCCTGTTTCAGGTTTTCAATCAACCGGCTACTGCAACCACTCGATTAGCATTCCGATATCGAGTCGTAACGTGTGTATTTGTGAGTTTACCCAAGTTTGCAGTTAGCGACGTGAAGTTGACTTGTGTTTCTTGTGCTTGACGTCATTGTCATTAAGATCTGAAGTCGATAACTTTACTTGGAGCGCATAGTGTCTTATTAGCAGCTGCTATGCAAACTAGCAATGACGGTCACGTGAAGAAGGATACAGAATAATGGCAGAAATACGGTAGAAAAACAATTCTCATTTTATACCCTTGAGCCTCTTATTGACATTTCCTGCATACCATTTGTTTTAGCTCATTAATatattcaaaacacaaatcatATCCTCACTCACAATTCCGTTTCGTTGTTTTGCATGGTCTTGAGTATAGGATTGCTCTGGAGATGAAACTACACAGAATACTGAGCTGCCCAAGGATGTATCTTCCATACAGGGGACATTCTAAACGCCTTTTAGGCTCTGTTGGTGCTCTCTCTTGTATGGGAGGGAATGAAGCTCTAAGTCCCATGGTTGGTCGTGGCATGCTCTACTGCAAAACATGCACAGTGCCACCAATGAACTACAGTGAAGCTGCTCCTGAAGCAAGTCGTCATTTGCTGCTTGAGTCGAGAAGAAGAGGTTCAGCAAGAAACAAGAACCTactgagaggaggaggagcatgGCCTGGTAAGAAGGATAAAACTGCATGATGATCAAATTGTATGCTGATCAAATTGTTGACGCTTAAAAGTATTTGCAATCCAAGTGTTTCAAAAAACGATCAAAATACTTTTGTCGTATTTAAGACCAGCTTTCTTGTACTTTCACAAatcttgttttaaaatggtCTGTCTTTTAACAGTGTCCTTTGTCCGCCACAGAATGACAGAAGCTCCTCTTTCCACTGTGCCACCACCTTTTGTCGTGGTAAGCTGTCTTCTATTCATAGAAGTCGCTTTTGCTAATGAATGACCTCGTCCCTGTCCAGAAAGTGAGAGACAGCtgacaacaaaatgattttgcgTGACCTTAATGACGCTTTAGCAGGATTCACATCATTCGCAGttagaaaataatttctcGTATGGTTTGACAGATGAGATTTGACCAAGAGGGAAATGTCACATCATTCGGTATGTCAGTATTtttgtataatttttttttcatgttgagTGCATTTACAgtactttttattgtttattctttttctcttttgtagagaaaaagaaaacagagctttGTCAAGAGCTAAGTCTTCAGGCGAGGGATCTTCGCTTTCAGCACAGTAGCAGCCTCACCACTAGAAACAACTGCATTATCCTACGAATGGAGGTATGCTAAAAATATGGACAGAATGTCTCTttagaataaaacaaatggatcACATCGTATTGGTAATGTAGTATTTCACATGGCTgtggtattttttatttttttttttttaaacccaatAGAGACGCACATATTACAGCGTAAATGCTGCAAAAgaaacattaaaatgaaagcTGAGAGTTCCTTAGCTTGATGTATCACTTCCGCTATGGACATTCTTTCACTGCCGCCACAGTGCAGTGTGTCCCCGCGGGGCTTTGGGTGATGCTGAAGTAGAAGAAACAAGAGTCCTCGCGGCTAATCATTTTACAGGGTGTCTGAATATCCTCTTTTCTCGCCACCTTGGTCAAAATGAGGTAGTCGCATTCGGCCTCGCACCTGATGAACAGATAACACACTCAaggagaataaaaataataataatcacggCCGATGATGATTATAATGAAGTTCTCACCTGTCTTTTTTGAGTCCTGTTCCAAACGCTCGGCAGTCCACGCACTCTGCGTGAGTCAGACAGGGGCCCAAACAAATAGGGCAATGCTCACAAGTCGAACCCGCGTACGGTGGCTCGCAACGACAGCTTCCGCATTCACACATCCCTCTGCCGTTACACAATTGCCCGTTGGACGCCACGCAGGAAGTTGTACCTATGGAGCAGCCGCAATCCTCGCCACTCCAGTCGTTGTCGCATATGCACCGTCCGCACTCGCATTTGCCGTGACCCCCGCATATGCTGGAGAAAGAATGAAACACTTTCTAGCAACAGAATGAAACGAGTCGTCAGGGCTTA
This DNA window, taken from Syngnathus acus chromosome 16, fSynAcu1.2, whole genome shotgun sequence, encodes the following:
- the LOC119135714 gene encoding integrin beta-1-like; translated protein: MASRTAREGKQHCQMDQDSSTGRDEQFCREGPNAPLCSGRGTCEEGDCVCHRRENPKEQYMGRFCECSNFDCPYHNNSICGGHGKCECGRCICDNDWSGEDCGCSIGTTSCVASNGQLCNGRGMCECGSCRCEPPYAGSTCEHCPICLGPCLTHAECVDCRAFGTGLKKDRCEAECDYLILTKVARKEDIQTPCKMISREDSCFFYFSITQSPAGTHCTVAAVKECP